The Eriocheir sinensis breed Jianghai 21 chromosome 9, ASM2467909v1, whole genome shotgun sequence genomic sequence aacagacaacaaagagtggtgatcgacggattcaactcagagtgggcgcctgtcactagtggcgtcccccagggctcggttcttggcccagtgctcttcattaattgcatcaacgatgtggatgttggaatcaataatctcattagtaaatttgcagacgatacaaagactggtaactcggttctcactgacgaagacagacaaagcctccaagaggatttgcgtaaaatttcagcttggtctgatagatgggactcatgggagatgccctttaatgtagacaagtgccaggtccttcaagttggaacaagaaataagaagttcgattacgaaatccgcagcgtcaaactcaaaagcgttcaatgcgtcaaggacctgggtgtcaaaatcgcggcaaacctcaaattctcacagcaatgcatcgatgcagcaaataaagtgaacagaatgttgggctacattaaaagaaacatttcattcaaaaataaatatgtaatacttacgctctacaatagtttagtcagaccccacttggaatatgcggtacagttgcATTGGTACATTGCAAAGGACAATGTTAAATTATAAGGTGTTCAACGtatggcaacaaaaatgatcccttccttgcgcaacaaaccctacgacgagaggctttccacccttaacaggttatctcttgagaaacgtcgcctccgaagaaaagtgatcgaatgttttaaaatacttaatggattcacgaatgtggacaaatcaaaattgctTATGATCGATGATACTTTGCGAACTAGGAATAATggtacaaaacttaaatgtaggcaagtaaattcaaactgcaccatttctttcttccgcaacgttgtagtgcgataatggaataagctcccaccttcagtggtcccgtgtaacacgattgactcctttaaaaacaagctcgaccgacacttccttcaacttaatattaactagagttgaaatgcaaagttttggagccatctgattgatgtagaatcacttaggtttaagcacagaccacctagtctggaccatgaggtctgcgtggtctgattttctttgtcaatctatgtaaatcaatatTTCAGCTTCTAAAGGATATATAATCTATATAGTGATAGGATATTATGACAATCAGCACCCCAAGTGGTATGAGCTAGAACCCTCAGGATACACAACATTTATACACGTTGCATCATTGTATCGTATATGCGGAACTCAAGTCAGTCGACTATCAAAACAAATCCTAAAAACAAGTCCCTTTTACACACGAAATCCTACGTCCATACATATATAAGACTGGATCCGGGTGGATGTCATGAAGACGGCAAAAATGCATAGCCACAGTCTTTGCAGGAGAGAACAGAAAACTTCAAGTTTCCGACAATTATGGGGCTATATTCATTGCCAGCTGCAATATCCCTTCAACCAGGGCCCTCCGGGTTGCAGAGACGGAGATTAATTGATCATCAACGTATAGAGAGCCTCGGAGAACATTGGGGAGTACAGTGATGACGCCGTTGATGGCAACAGCATAAAGAGTCACACTAAGGACGGTCATCAGAAAAGACGTTCCCAACCCGCTCCATTTTAAAAAGCAATAAGATGAACATTGCCTAATAAAAACGCGCAAGCTGCCCAGCAGACCGAACTCACGGATTTAGAGTAAAATGCCATGACGCCAGGCAGTATCATATGCCCTCCAGATCGAAGAAGACCGTAACCTGGTGTTGGTCATTGGAGAAAGTGTCAGAAATAAAAGATTCCAAAGAGAGTAATGCACGAGAGGTGGATCTCATCTTACAAAAAAACTTAGTTGTACTGGTGATAAATAACTGCCTTTCTTTAGGAACAATATATGTACTGCTATATAGCCTGGAGGACCGGAAAGGACAGCACATATCCAAACTGGGCAATACCGGGAAATAAGACATCTGAGTTCTTTCCAGTTGGGTAATAGACAATGCCAATgacaatggggaggcggtggccgagtggtcagcgtgagggcgtggtgagcccgaggacctaacgccgactaggttcgagtccctaccaaaacacgctgatttttcaagtcatcgctgagtggcggaagatcatccacatgctgtccggatcgtTAATCAACCCTAACcttagcgacttcggtcaagaggagcaccggggggagcatgggccaagcaagagtcatacatcacgacagccactataaatataataaGCCTGCGTCAATAACGGAATGGGGCCGTCCATAATGACCCTCAAGAAAGGCTACAGGCGCTACAAGCAGCACGTATAAAAAGTATGGAAGTCATGCAAATGTGCTTTTATAAATGGGTATTATCTACGCTGTTGATATGTTACTTGTTCTGATTATTCAAGGAGCCCCAGGAGAGGGACTTCCCTGCATCAAGACCATTCCCTCGGCGAGATGAAACTTGTGCTGCTGGGTTCCTCTACGGCCCAGTGATACGTTACTTTATATGCTACTTGTTATGGTGTTTCAAGGTGCCTCCCGGAGGGGGGCTCGCGGTATCAACAAACACTTTCTCTGGGGATTTGCTTGCTTATTTTTCGACAAAATGGCCGATGGTGTAGCCGGAATTCACATATGAGCATGGCGGGGAAAGTCAATGTTTTCCGGCCCATTCCAACCCTTTATTGTTATTACACGTATAATGGAGGATGGCTAATTTATGAACTGGATTGTGACAAGACTGGAAATCATGAACTAGTATATCTCTCCTGTTGCCTCTGGGCCAGTTCAATTCCGGGCATAACTCAAGGCAGACAGGCTTCACCCTGCTAGCCCCCTGTATTACATAGTGTCACAAGTCACGATACCTTTTCATTCTCACTAATTAAGAAGAATTTGAAAAGTAGTAACTTAGTAGAAACTACGTCCTAATGTCGGTCATGGGTGTGGGATATTCTACTGTTCCCTTATGCTAAGGAAGCATGACATACTTATCTACATATGCATCAGTGTTATCGAGCCTGGTCGGCCAAAATAGATTTCTTGAGCGTTGTAAAGATGCGCTCCTTCCTTGGTTTAATAGCTATCACTCCGTCATGAAACAGTTTTAGTACCGCAGGTGCCGTGTGATACCTGAGGGTACCTGGGGTAAATGGGCACCCCATTATTATTATGCCTATTACAATTGAACTTAATTTTTAtcactttatttttattacttgttTTGTGAAAAATAGCATCTTATTGACCATTTGAGAGCAGTTCAGGCCTTCCAGAAGTCAAAAGGAAGCATTCTATTCAATCCCGGAAAAGCTAATGGTAAACTATCTCTGGAAAAAATAGCTATAAATCTGTAAAAAGGGCCCAGAAAAAAACGAACATCCTTAGATAACTTTTCTGGTAAACGTTGAAGCCTTCACATGCAAGCATTAATCAGCGCTGGCTCCAAAATAAAGAGTGGAAATGTTTTCTTGTAATTAGGCATTTCATGTTGCCATCACTTTCGACTAACATTTTATGCATACATAAATGCACATATACgtatatccatatacaggggccttgtccgccctctgatggagtatgcatctcacgtgcggggggatccactcacacagctctattgaaCAGactggagtctaaagctcttcgtctcatcagctctcctcttactgatagtcttctacctcttaaattccgtcgcgatgttgcccatctttctatcttctatcgatattttcacgctgactgctcttctgaacttggtaactgcacgGCCTCGCCTCAccacggcctcgcctcacacgactttgtAATCAAGCTCAtacatatactgtccaaaccccttatgcacgagttaaccagcatcttcactctttcgtccctcacgccggtaaactcaggaacaatcttccttcatctgtatttcttcctgcctacaacttgaactctttcaagaggagggtatcaggacacctctcctcccgaaattgatgtctctttttggccactctactctattgaGGAGCACCGgccctttttcatttcattattattttttttttacgcccttgcccTGTCTGTCTgctcccctatatatatatatatatatatatatatatatatatatatatatatatatatatatatatatatatatatatatatatatatatatatatatatatatatatatatatatatatatatatatatatatatatatatatatatatatatatatatatatatatatatatatatattttttttacaacaaagggggcagctcaagggcacaaaaaaaaaacaataataaaaaaacggcccgctactcgctgctcctaaaaagaaacaaaagaggtgtccaaaagcaagatCAAATTCGGAAGGAGAgaagtcctgataccctcctcttgaaagagttcaactcgtaggcaggaggaaatacagatgaaggaagattgttccagagtttaccagcgtgagggatgaaagagtgaagatgctggttaactcttgcataaggggtctggacagtatagggatgagcatgagtagaaagtcgtgtgcagcggggcggcgggagggggggaggcatgcagttagcaagttcagaagagcagtcagcgtggaaatatcgatagaagatagaaagagaggcaacatcgcggcggaatttaagaggtagaagactatcagtaggaggagcagacctgatgagacgaagagccttagcctccactctgtccagaagagctgtgtgagtggacccccccccccccccccacacacacacacacacacatgcgatgcatactccacacgagggcggccaaggcccctgtatatggacagcaactgtgcaggggagaagaactggcggagacggtacagaacgcccagcctcgaggaagctgatttagtaagagatgagatatgaagtttccagttgagattttgagttaaggatagaccgaggatgtttagtgttgaggaaggtgatagctgggtattgtcaaataataggggatagttgtttggaagattgtgtcgagtggacaggtggataaactgtgtttttgaggcgttgaaggacaccaggttcctcttgccccaatcggaaataatagtaaggtctgaggctaagcgttctgcagcctccagccttgagtcgttaaattcctgtagggtgggtcttctattaaaagaagttgagtaatgcagagtggaatcatcggcgtaggaatggataggacagttcgttttggaaagatcatcaatgaacaacagaaagagagtgggagataggacagaaccctgtggaacaccactgttaatagatttaggggaagaacagtgaccgtctaccacagcagaaatagaacggtcagaaaggaaactggagataaaggtacagaaagaaggatataaaccgtagaagggtagtttggaaagcaaagatttgtgccggaccctatcaaaagcttttgatatatccagcgcaatagcaaaggtttcaccgaaacggctaagagaggatgaccaagagtcagttaagaaggctaggagatcaccagtagaacgccccttgcggaacccatactggcgatcagatagaaggtcagaagtggaaagatacttttgaatcttccggttaaggattgattcaaaagctttagatagacaagaaagtaaagctataggacggtagtttgagggattggaatggtcacccttcttaggcacaggctgtatgaaggcatacttccatcaggaaggaaaggtagatgttgacaggcagaggcgaaagagtttgaccaggcagggtgacagcacggaggcacagcttttgaggacaataggagacactccgtcaggtccacaagccttctgaggattgaggccagagagggcatagaaaacatcattttgaagaatctttataacaggcataaaagagtcagaggggggggatgagtaggaggaatatgcccagaatcgtccagagtggagtttttagaaaaagtttgagagaagagttcagccttagagatagatgagacggcagtgttgccgtcaggactgaggagtggagggaaagatgaagaagtgaagttggaggaaatgttttttggctagataccagaagtcacgggaggagttagagaaagcaatgttttggcattttctattaatgaaagagtttttggttagtcggagaacagatttggcacgattccgggcagaaatgtaaagttcatatttagcattagtttgaaggcacTGGTACCTtgtgtgagctgcctctctatcactgacagcacgagaacaagcgtgattaaaccaaggctttttagcgtgaggagtagagaaaaaatgaggaatgtatgcctccattacagtgacaatcacttctgtgatgcgctgagcacacacagaggggtctctatcttggaagcaataatcattccacgggaaatcggaaaagtacatcctcaggtcgtcccaccgagctgaagcaaaatgccagaagcatcgcctcttcggtgggtccagagggtgtacaggagcgataggacaggatgcagaaataagattgtgattggaggagccaAACGGAGaggacagtttgacagaataagcagaagggtttgaggtaaggaagaggtctagaatgttgggccggtctccaagacggtcgtgaatacgtgtagggtgctggaccaactgctctaggtcgttgaggatagcaaagttgtagggttgttcaccaggatggtcagtgagagaggatgaaagccaaagctggtggtgaacattgaaatctcctaggatggagaattcagcgaagggagagtgggtcaagatgtgtacttttgtattgtttttaaagTTTGTAAATGTATTCATATAATATGATTTCTTGGCAGTTCTTATCGTTGTGTTTAGTGTATTTCGATACTTCTTATAATACTCTTCAGATATGGCCCCAATTTTGTAGTCCTTGTACAaattgtttttagtttttatgGATTTTAAGATAGCTTGTGTGATCCAGGGACTATTAAATCGTTTTTCtgatatatgttttgtttttataggaAAGCATTCCTCAGATAGGTCTTGAATTTTTTTGATGAATCTAGCACAATTTAAGTTAACATCTTGTAAAGGTAGATAGTCTTGCCAGCATATAGAGTTTAGTTTAATTGAAAAcagttctttattattattagatatgtCTCGGATTTTTTTCTTATAGAGTTTCTGATTTGCTTTGGAAGTTGATATATTTAAGAATATTGGGAGATGATCTGAGATGGGAAAGTGCAAAATACCTGTTTTTACTTTAATGTTAAAGTTTATGTATATGTGATCCAAAAGTGAGGGTACACTCAGAGATGAGCTGTCAGGAAATCTGGTAGGTCTAGCAATGAGTGGAGTGAAGTTTAATagttgtatatttgtaagaaagttATTTGTTGGGATGTGAGAAGTATGTTCAAGTAAATTAATGTTAAAATCTCCAATCAgcactattttattattttttgctttctctcgcAAAAGTTCGTGCAATATGTGTGAGAACTCATCAACTGCAATGTGTTTACTGTTAGGTCTGTAAATTGTGCATAGAAGGAAACCTAATGACTTTGTTTTTATCCTAATTGTGTTTATTTCTATATCTTCATTTACTATTGTCAAGTCTTTGATTTCCTGAGAATGTATTAGATTGGACACAAATAGTGATACCCCTCCCTGTTTGCGCGTATTTCTGGTTAAATGGTATGAGTGGTATCCTGTAAATTCGTGTAGGTGTTTATTATTGTCTGTAAACCAGGATTCAGTGACTGCCAAGATATCAGGTTGTATGTGTAAAGATCTGAGGAGTAGTTGTATATTATCGATTTTTTTGGGTAATGATCTCGAGTTTATGtgcattatatttaaattatgtGTCTGTTGAGTCTTAATGAGGTTATTATAGGTAATAAGGTCATACTAATTTGATATTGATTCAAAGTCCATGTGGCCGTGTAGTTGATTGATTATCTCCATACTTATGTTATTTGAACTGGCATGTCTGTGTTCATCATCATAAAAAAGTGTCACGTAGAGATGGGACATAAGATTAATGGAAGAAGAgtcagagaagagaatggaaagaaagcagTAAGATACAAGATTAAGTCTAGCCGCGCCGGGTGGCACTGTGAACATGTTGTttaagataagtaaaaaaaaaactttacagaAAGTCTGCGATATAGGCCAAATCgtacgattattcgcacggttaagcgagagaccatcgcagtatgcgctcgcataccgtCGTTAAACGCAAGGGGTCGTGGTGTATGCGCGCGTATATGCAAGCGACTTTGTACAtctgcgtatggcagcgacgctgcttcggaaagcgagatggcagcgagcgagcggaagggtgtgaaaaaccgttggcgagtgaccactcgctcgcactcacactgtcctgccacacgccacTACCCTGCCcacctgcaaaataatagcctagttttaattaatttataataatagcatattcctaactgctaaataatagcctagtcttcATGAATGTAAAATAGTAGAAGagttttcctaaatgcaaaataataccctagtgttcatcaatgcaaaataatagaatagtattccaaAACgtctaaataatagcctagtattcatgaatacaaaataatagaatagtattcctaaatgcaaaatagtagcctggtttaacaaaaaatgcaaaattataagctagtgtacacagtaaaattattagctagagtaaacagtaaaattataatgtatttatcttgactacttcattagcttattagcaagttattacagattgtaaaactctttccacttacaatttattacagaagttgtagatacggtataacacgaaaaaaccttacaccatacgaataaaatccaatattcctcaaaacaactaacttcgttcccaggagatcacaaCCCTTAGGTTAAGCACTGctgaataagaaggaggaaacaataaagcaatatcagcgacagcaagggagggtagcacgggctactacttacttgaagcacttggtgttcgttactaaccgactatcaaatttgagtcgacacaagcaactggcgttgccagaagGGGAATATtttattgaaaacctataaggttgatcagccgatctagcgttagagcgtcgggatatgcagggtgccaagatcattttctggttagtgtgtgtgtgtgtatatatatatatatatatatatatatatatatatatatatatatatatatatatatatatatatatatatatatatatatatatatatatatatatatatatatatatatatatatatatatatatatatatataataatgtgtGTTGTGGGGGGGATagatggtagagagagcgcgatagtgttgcccgcctatatgggtcgtacagcgacgcaccctcgacgttttctcgaccatgcgtgcgacgtcgagcgtcgtcgagcggctagacgaagggcggtcgcgcatagtcgccaagccctgcgttcatcgcgaaccgtcgcaacgggttttattttcaaaattgggctcctctgcgtacagtcgagcgcattcacgcacgattcacctcgacgtcccgtcgcctgtcgccctcgtgtgcgtacaGGCGAGcaaccctccctcgccatgttgctgtgagttgaaactgAGGCAAACTcacagagacaatggcgatgctttcatgcattttcaaaatcgccaaccgtcgcagcaTTAGTATCCCGTTGGGATCCGTGGGGGTTCCAGGAGGGCTTGTGCCCCCTGGTGGAGCAACGATGAcgatctctcttctttgcttgttttgatgAATATGAGGCATTGCTTTCTACTCAACTTGCTCTTAACACTTCGGAGAGAGTAGCAGAAGTGTTCTGAACGTCTAGCACCTCAAAGACGTTGTGAACATGCAAATGAGGCACAAAATAACAAGCCTCACAATATTTGTGAGAAGGGGTGACGGACCCGACAAAGTCTCCCGACAATTTGGTGCTTTGATCGGTACCACGGTCCCAGAGGTGGCGTATAAGAATACACCCTTCGTGACTGTCGGAACTGTGGTAGCCACGGGCACGATGGTTGTTTAAGAATATCATTGTCGGATGTGTGGGGATTTTGGTTACAGAAGTTTGATTTAAGAACACGGCCCTTTATATCGCTCTTGATCAACCTTGTTGCAGTTTcaataatgtttcttttttgtACATCTGCATCGTTCTCATGCTGTGCTATTTTCCAATAGAACCTTAAAATTTAAAATGTTTCTCTCGGAACGTCCCTACATCGTTTAACCCCTTATGCTGGGATCAAACATCCGCTATTTCGCTTTCCGACGGTTGGCGATTTCCGAAATCGgtatatacgctcgacatcgtagcgacgtccctgcgattagtcgcaatagtcgcgcggtaaagttcgcacgacttgcgggtgccggcccgtcgcgcgaacattttgaaatgtccaaaaagttcgcagaaagtctgcgatattggccaaatcgcacgattattcgcacggttaagggTCCTCTCCCACATAGCCGATTTCGCACTACGATGGTCCACGATGGCCCATCCCTCAAAATCGGCGTTGGCTGTCGTGGACCGTAGTGTGTCATCGTGCGATTTCAGACCGAAAATGGGTCACAACGACATGGCGAGGGAGGATCGCACGTCTACGCACGACTATATCGCATACAACGACGACTGTCGAGCGGGCATCGAGGCATGTACACCCTActcaagaggatgaggaggaaaacgaggaaggccAAGGAACGCAGTGTGTGGGTACGGCCATACCTCACACGCCGTGCGTGGGTACGGCCATACCTCACACGCCGTGCCTCACATGGACATTATGACAACCTAATGAGGGAGCTCGCCCTTGAAGACCCACAGCTATACAGGAACTTCCTCCGCCTAGACGAGGGACAATTCAACCAGATCGTGGAGCGGGTGCGGCCACGTCTTCAGAGGGAGACAACATTCTGGAGGAAGCCCTCGGATGTTGGTCTACGTGTGGCTATCACCCTGAGGTTCCTGGCTACCGGCGAAACATACAAGAGCCTCAGCTATGCCTTCCGTGTTGCATCCAATACTATCAGCAAGCTGGTACCGGAGACGTGTAGGGCCATAGTCGCAGAGTTTGGGGACGAGGTTATGCAACTACCTACCACACCTGAGGGCTGGAAGGAGATCGCCAGTGGCTTCGCAGAGAGATGGAATTTTCCCCACACCGTAGGAGCTATTGACGGGAAGCACATCAGAATCACGAACCCTGCGCTAGGAGGCTCCAACTACTTCAACTACAAACGCTACTTCTCCATCGTCCTGCTAGCAGTTGTTGACTATGACTACCGGTTTACGTATATGGACGTGGGCGCCGTGGGCTCCGAGTCTGACGCAGGTGTCTTTGCCCAATCACGCCTGTCAGCACTGCTAGACACTGCAGAAGCAAACCTCCCCCCTTCAGAGCCCTTTCTAGAGGATCCCAGCGGACCCCCCATGCCGTACTTTCTAGTTGGGGACGACGCCTTTGCCCTCCGACCCTGGCTACTGAAGCCGTACCCCTGCCGTGGCCTAACCCATGATGAACGGATATACAACTACAGACTCAGCCGGGCACGTCGCGTGGTGGAAAACGCTTTCGGGATACTAGCGAATAGGTAAATATAACAGTACCTGGTATTGCACACCTCAAACGTATTTCATTTTCTGTCCCATGACCATGGTCAGCAATTCCATCCATCTTACTCACAGGTTCAGAGTAATGCATTCACCCATTATGCTGAAGCACGACCGTGTCGAGGCCGTGGTGATGGCTGCCTGTGTGCTCCACAACATGCTGCGGTCTGGCTATACATCGAGCGGTGAGTTCGACACCGAGGACCCACAGTCCCATGACGTGATCCCTGGCGCCTGGAGGAATGACCGCCCCCTCGATGACATCCCCAACCTACCAGGTGGCAACTGGTCGTCACATAGTGGCAAGGACGTGCGGAACTACATGCGGGATTACTGCACCTCACCCACAGGCAGTGTTGCCTGGCAGGAGGCCAAGATCTAAGGTATGTTGTCCTCACCATTTACTACGTATGTTGTTAttatatgttttatttattaatttcatTATTGCTTTCAGTTACTGATAGTATTACTATAGATATCTTTCATACgtcttatttattctcttttcatctGACATGTTATTCTCATACACCAAACGTTTCATTCATTATGTTTTAGTTTTCC encodes the following:
- the LOC126996313 gene encoding uncharacterized protein LOC126996313, whose protein sequence is MYTLLKRMRRKTRKAKERSVWVRPYLTRRAWVRPYLTRRASHGHYDNLMRELALEDPQLYRNFLRLDEGQFNQIVERVRPRLQRETTFWRKPSDVGLRVAITLRFLATGETYKSLSYAFRVASNTISKLVPETCRAIVAEFGDEVMQLPTTPEGWKEIASGFAERWNFPHTVGAIDGKHIRITNPALGGSNYFNYKRYFSIVLLAVVDYDYRFTYMDVGAVGSESDAGVFAQSRLSALLDTAEANLPPSEPFLEDPSGPPMPYFLVGDDAFALRPWLLKPYPCRGLTHDERIYNYRLSRARRVVENAFGILANRFRVMHSPIMLKHDRVEAVVMAACVLHNMLRSGYTSSGEFDTEDPQSHDVIPGAWRNDRPLDDIPNLPGGNWSSHSGKDVRNYMRDYCTSPTGSVAWQEAKI